One Pygocentrus nattereri isolate fPygNat1 chromosome 12, fPygNat1.pri, whole genome shotgun sequence DNA window includes the following coding sequences:
- the LOC108416816 gene encoding CMRF35-like molecule 8 isoform X2, with the protein MSVLGSVMGDVFTLDGYVGGQIQVRCPHQFAHDNIKYFCNAECKHKKDVIIKSATNHNTVTRGRYSLFDEGSGVFFVTISNLKKSDSGTYWCGVERVIKDTFHKVILKVLDAPTSRTTPRLTDWSTSQAIEPRVMADSETSTTTTAIPVITTTTANTSDKKELIHIGAGLAALVLLLVIFLFILIQQSKQRKATVQPTEKAQHTENVVKYSSANTSSSVNQRTSQSIQDTPVASRGSHSDPSSTVYANFTPSHDSLSYATVRFANQSDDLNYSNVIFVKESDANTSHSKKSEVDTARSSSPLYATVKPTNTSHSDQDTNAVVYSTVHKVE; encoded by the exons ATGTCAGTTTTAGGTAGCGTTATGGGAGACGTGTTTACCCTGGACGGTTATGTTGGAGGGCAGATTCAGGTCAGATGTCCTCATCAATTTGCCCACGACAATATCAAGTATTTCTGCAATGCAGAATGTAAGCATAAAAAAGATGTTATCATTAAAAGTGCAACAAACCACAATACAGTCACCAGGGGGAGGTATTCATTATTTGATGAAGGCTCAGGAGTCTTCTTTGTGACCATCTCTAACCTGAAGAAATCAGACTCTGGGACTTACTGGTGTGGAGTGGAAAGAGTAATTAAAGACACATTTCATAAGGTGATCCTAAAGGTCCTGGACG caccCACTTCTCGCACAACACCAAGACTCACAGACTGGAGCACATCTCAGGCAATAG AGCCGAGGGTAATGGCAGATTCAGAAACATCCACCACAACCACAGCCATACCTGTAATAACTACAACCACAGCAAATACATCTGATAAGA AAGAGCTTATTCATATAGGTGCTGGTCTGGCCGCTCTGGTGCTGCTTTTagtcattttccttttcatacTGATacaacaaagtaaacaaaggAAAGCTACAGTACAACCGACTGAGAAG GCTCAGCACACTGAGAATGTTGTTAAATACTCCTCAGCAAACACGTCCTCCTCAGTCAATCAGAGGACAAGTCAGAGCATTCAGGACACTCCTGTGGCCAGCAGGGGGTCTCACTCAGATCCCAGCTCTACTGTATATGCCAACTTTACACCTTCTCATGACTCTCTTAGTTATGCAACTGTCAGATTTGCCAATCAATCTGATGACCTCAATTACTCCAACGTCATCTTTGTCAAAGAAAGTGATGCCAATACCAGCCACTCAAAGAAGTCTGAAGTGGACACAGCCAGATCTTCATCACCACTCTACGCAACTGTTAAGCCCACAAACACTTCACACTCCGATCAAGATACAAATGCAGTCGTATATTCTACTGTACACAAGGTAGAGTAA
- the LOC108413967 gene encoding CMRF35-like molecule 1 isoform X2, translating into MMSFSISFTLLAVVSGMLHVEITETGTEGNIAVITCPYSKGYESYTKYFCKGGYTDCENILKSNGKDSWTSKDRIIMNDDTEQKKLVVTIRDLRMEDAGDYGCGIETTGRDPFTLVHLKVIKAPQPPKRTQSKPTQSSPPPPTKNNESHAPTVSTNKTAVTNGTGRPQDRGNTTRPATNYRDSDTLLSVGGVLGGVLLALAIICGLFFALRCGAGKETAATSQPNSEVNMEGARVYEEIQTTDTAQANGSVSTHQGTVSYSASDQCSNPHPACITVYSAITNQGLNSHSDHTCPSQHTHYAVTPVKELHIETPQSSKEPNYCKVYFANNKSMDESPTYSLITAPKISTDSVSHYSAIQFPQTLSSDHELQNMVSKQGIDHVYDNTNIC; encoded by the exons ATGATGTCCTTCAGCATATCGTTTACTCTACTCGCTG TTGTGAGTGGCATGCTACATGTCGAGATCACAGAGACAGGAACAGAGGGAAACATCGCGGTCATCACATGTCCTTATAGTAAAGGATATGAATCTTACACCAAGTATTTCTGTAAGGGAGGCTATACAGACTGTgagaatattttaaaatctaatGGGAAGGACTCCTGGACATCTAAAGACAGAATCATTATGAATGACGACACAGAGCAGAAAAAGCTGGTAGTGACCATCCGTGACCTCAGAATGGAGGATGCAGGAGATTACGGCTGTGGAATCGAGACAACAGGACGAGACCCTTTTACTTTAGTCCATCTGAAAGTGATTAAGG ctcCTCAGCCACCGAAAAGAACTCAATCAAAGCCCACCCAGTCTTCACCACCACCTCCCACCAAAAACAACGAAAGCCATGCTCCCACCGTCTCCACCAATAAAACAG CAGTGACTAATGGAACAGGAAGACCACAGGACAGAGGAAACACCACTCGGCCTGCCACCAACTATCGAGACTCAG acacTCTCCTCAGTGTTGGAGGAGTATTAGGTGGAGTTCTGCTGGCGCTGGCAATTATATGTGGGCTTTTCTTTGCCTTAAGATGCGGTGCAGGGAAGGAAACGGCAG CTACAAGTCAACCAAACTCGGAGGTGAACATGGAG GGTGCCCGGGTGTATGAGGAGATACAAACCACTGATACCGCCCAAGCTAATGGCTCTGTCTCAACCCATCAGGGCACAGTGTCGTACTCAGCAAGTGACCAATGTTCTAACCCTCATCCAGCATGTATCACCGTGTACTCTGCAATAACAAATCAGGGCCTCAATTCACACTCTGATCACACCTGTCccagccaacacacacactatgctGTGACCCCCGTTAAGGAACTGCACATTGAAACCCCCCAAAGCTCAAAAGAACCAAATTATTGCAAAGTATATTTTGCAAATAACAAAAGTATGGATGAAAGTCCAACATACTCCCTCATCACTGCCCCCAAAATCTCAACGGACAGTGTTTCACATTACTCGGCTATTCAGTTTCCACAAACTCTCAGTTCAGACCATGAACTCCAGAACATGGTCTCAAAACAAGGAATAGACCATGTCTATGATAATACTAATATCTGCTAG
- the LOC108413969 gene encoding uncharacterized protein LOC108413969 isoform X1 gives MSMCTWCSLPLLTQPFTDSLNCMFLETERIALQLTWLHLRNRMNITAVVLPLLAVLHCVSAGVRVKAPLGGNASIHCPYDRGSEGYPKYFSKGKKKVEMEKVKSTTWSMEGRFSLEDNREKREFIVTIRNLSVDDAGLYWCGVDDWGRDTLTEVNLDVVSHSESSTESSASMSTGQTKLPQNIEVSLTNQSAYLGGSLAVVVLLCGIISAIFVMLKRKNAKRAKDPTLPGISSESNRESFFYENIFPTNASSSAANPRPPSVLYDIPDPSQPLPIHQPHSIRRPSAKGQVAHRESGVYYLLSPPQTPPDDATLLTSAETASLHYTPANFVPRSHAVIYSSAFSGTSRDIYTTVLQRKDSDRMTSVSKSETASDETRPL, from the exons ATGAGCATGTGCACCTGGTGCTCACTTCCTCTCCTTACCCAACCTTTTACCGACAGTCTGAACTGTATGTTCTTGGAGACAGAAAGAATAGCACTGCAGCTGACTTGGTTACACCTAAG gaACAGGATGAACATCACAGCCGTGGTTTTGCCTCTTCTTGCGG ttttacactgtgtgtCCGCAGGAGTCAGAGTGAAAGCACCACTAGGAGGAAATGCTTCTATCCACTGTCCGTATGACAGAGGAAGTGAGGGGTACCCAAAATACTTCagcaaaggcaaaaaaaaggtTGAGATGGAGAAGGTGAAGTCCACAACATGGTCCATGGAAGGTAGATTCAGTCTAGAGGACaacagagaaaagagggagtTCATCGTGACCATCAGGAACCTCAGTGTAGACGATGCTGGTCTGTACTGGTGTGGAGTGGACGACTGGGGGCGAGACACGCTCACCGAGGTCAACCTGGATGTAGTGTCACATAGTGAGTCCAGCACAGAATCCTCAG CATCAATGTCAACAGGACAAACCAAGCTACCACAGAACATCGAGGTGTCTCTCACAA ATCAATCTGCTTATCTCGGAGGATCCCTGGCTGTAGTTGTGTTGTTGTGTGGAATCATAAGTGCCATCTTTGTTATGCTTAAgaggaaaaatgcaaaaagagcaaaag ACCCTACGCTACCAGGGATAAGCAGTGAATCCAACAGG GAGAGTTTCTTCTATGAGAACATTTTCCCAACAAATGCCAGCTCTTCAGCCGCCAACCCCAGGCCGCCTTCAGTCCTGTATGATATTCCAGACCCCAGTCAACCCCTTCCCATTCATCAACCTCACTCAATCCGGAGACCCTCTGCAAAAGGCCAAGTTGCACATCGTGAGTCTGGGGTGTATTACCTACTTAGCCCACCGCAAACCCCTCCAGATGATGCAACACTTCTTACTTCAGCAGAAACAGCTTCCCTTCATTACACCCCTGCCAACTTTGTGCCAAGATCACATGCAGTTATTTACAGTTCTGCCTTCAGCGGGACGTCACGTGACATCTACACCACCGTCCTGCAGCGCAAAGACAGTGATAGGATGACATCAGTGAGCAAGAGTGAGACAGCTTCCGATGAAACTAGGCCTCTGTGA
- the LOC108413969 gene encoding CMRF35-like molecule 9 isoform X3, which yields MFYLFIRNRMNITAVVLPLLAVLHCVSAGVRVKAPLGGNASIHCPYDRGSEGYPKYFSKGKKKVEMEKVKSTTWSMEGRFSLEDNREKREFIVTIRNLSVDDAGLYWCGVDDWGRDTLTEVNLDVVSHSESSTESSASMSTGQTKLPQNIEVSLTNQSAYLGGSLAVVVLLCGIISAIFVMLKRKNAKRAKDPTLPGISSESNRESFFYENIFPTNASSSAANPRPPSVLYDIPDPSQPLPIHQPHSIRRPSAKGQVAHRESGVYYLLSPPQTPPDDATLLTSAETASLHYTPANFVPRSHAVIYSSAFSGTSRDIYTTVLQRKDSDRMTSVSKSETASDETRPL from the exons atgttttatttatttataaggaACAGGATGAACATCACAGCCGTGGTTTTGCCTCTTCTTGCGG ttttacactgtgtgtCCGCAGGAGTCAGAGTGAAAGCACCACTAGGAGGAAATGCTTCTATCCACTGTCCGTATGACAGAGGAAGTGAGGGGTACCCAAAATACTTCagcaaaggcaaaaaaaaggtTGAGATGGAGAAGGTGAAGTCCACAACATGGTCCATGGAAGGTAGATTCAGTCTAGAGGACaacagagaaaagagggagtTCATCGTGACCATCAGGAACCTCAGTGTAGACGATGCTGGTCTGTACTGGTGTGGAGTGGACGACTGGGGGCGAGACACGCTCACCGAGGTCAACCTGGATGTAGTGTCACATAGTGAGTCCAGCACAGAATCCTCAG CATCAATGTCAACAGGACAAACCAAGCTACCACAGAACATCGAGGTGTCTCTCACAA ATCAATCTGCTTATCTCGGAGGATCCCTGGCTGTAGTTGTGTTGTTGTGTGGAATCATAAGTGCCATCTTTGTTATGCTTAAgaggaaaaatgcaaaaagagcaaaag ACCCTACGCTACCAGGGATAAGCAGTGAATCCAACAGG GAGAGTTTCTTCTATGAGAACATTTTCCCAACAAATGCCAGCTCTTCAGCCGCCAACCCCAGGCCGCCTTCAGTCCTGTATGATATTCCAGACCCCAGTCAACCCCTTCCCATTCATCAACCTCACTCAATCCGGAGACCCTCTGCAAAAGGCCAAGTTGCACATCGTGAGTCTGGGGTGTATTACCTACTTAGCCCACCGCAAACCCCTCCAGATGATGCAACACTTCTTACTTCAGCAGAAACAGCTTCCCTTCATTACACCCCTGCCAACTTTGTGCCAAGATCACATGCAGTTATTTACAGTTCTGCCTTCAGCGGGACGTCACGTGACATCTACACCACCGTCCTGCAGCGCAAAGACAGTGATAGGATGACATCAGTGAGCAAGAGTGAGACAGCTTCCGATGAAACTAGGCCTCTGTGA
- the LOC108413966 gene encoding CMRF35-like molecule 6, whose amino-acid sequence MTTPLASLIFSLAVVDSISADTLTLEGHVGGDVQIRCSHISADDNVKYFCMASCMTESDILVKSARRGEPNIDGRYSLFDEGSGVFMVTIFNLKKSDSGTYWCGVDRVHKQSLHEVILTILEGEKIPESDSGILHLTKSPVGPDSSYSTEEPNGIMFCIK is encoded by the exons ATGACCACTCCTCTAGCTAGCCTCATCTTCAGCCTTGCAG TTGTAGATAGCATTAGTGCTGACACGTTGACCCTGGAGGGTCATGTTGGAGGAGATGTTCAGATCAGATGTTCCCACATCAGCGCCGATGACAATGTCAAGTACTTCTGCATGGCGTCCTGCATGACTGAGAGTGACATTCTTGTTAAAAGTGCAAGACGTGGTGAACCAAATATAGACGGGAGGTATTCGCTATTTGACGAAGGTTCTGGAGTCTTCATGGTGACCATCTTTAACCTGAAGAAGTCCGACTCTGGGACTTACTGGTGTGGAGTGGACAGAGTACATAAGCAGTCCCTACATGAGGTGATTCTAACCATACTGGAAG GAGAGAAAATTCCAGAAAGTGACTCCGGCATCCTCCACCTAACAAAGTCTCCAGTGGGACCAGACAGTTCATATTCAACTGAAGAGCCAAATGGCATCATGTTTTGTATCAAATGA
- the LOC108413967 gene encoding CMRF35-like molecule 1 isoform X1, with the protein MMSFSISFTLLAVVSGMLHVEITETGTEGNIAVITCPYSKGYESYTKYFCKGGYTDCENILKSNGKDSWTSKDRIIMNDDTEQKKLVVTIRDLRMEDAGDYGCGIETTGRDPFTLVHLKVIKAPQPPKRTQSKPTQSSPPPPTKNNESHAPTVSTNKTAGNSTSAVTNGTGRPQDRGNTTRPATNYRDSDTLLSVGGVLGGVLLALAIICGLFFALRCGAGKETAATSQPNSEVNMEGARVYEEIQTTDTAQANGSVSTHQGTVSYSASDQCSNPHPACITVYSAITNQGLNSHSDHTCPSQHTHYAVTPVKELHIETPQSSKEPNYCKVYFANNKSMDESPTYSLITAPKISTDSVSHYSAIQFPQTLSSDHELQNMVSKQGIDHVYDNTNIC; encoded by the exons ATGATGTCCTTCAGCATATCGTTTACTCTACTCGCTG TTGTGAGTGGCATGCTACATGTCGAGATCACAGAGACAGGAACAGAGGGAAACATCGCGGTCATCACATGTCCTTATAGTAAAGGATATGAATCTTACACCAAGTATTTCTGTAAGGGAGGCTATACAGACTGTgagaatattttaaaatctaatGGGAAGGACTCCTGGACATCTAAAGACAGAATCATTATGAATGACGACACAGAGCAGAAAAAGCTGGTAGTGACCATCCGTGACCTCAGAATGGAGGATGCAGGAGATTACGGCTGTGGAATCGAGACAACAGGACGAGACCCTTTTACTTTAGTCCATCTGAAAGTGATTAAGG ctcCTCAGCCACCGAAAAGAACTCAATCAAAGCCCACCCAGTCTTCACCACCACCTCCCACCAAAAACAACGAAAGCCATGCTCCCACCGTCTCCACCAATAAAACAG cCGGGAACTCCACTTCAGCAGTGACTAATGGAACAGGAAGACCACAGGACAGAGGAAACACCACTCGGCCTGCCACCAACTATCGAGACTCAG acacTCTCCTCAGTGTTGGAGGAGTATTAGGTGGAGTTCTGCTGGCGCTGGCAATTATATGTGGGCTTTTCTTTGCCTTAAGATGCGGTGCAGGGAAGGAAACGGCAG CTACAAGTCAACCAAACTCGGAGGTGAACATGGAG GGTGCCCGGGTGTATGAGGAGATACAAACCACTGATACCGCCCAAGCTAATGGCTCTGTCTCAACCCATCAGGGCACAGTGTCGTACTCAGCAAGTGACCAATGTTCTAACCCTCATCCAGCATGTATCACCGTGTACTCTGCAATAACAAATCAGGGCCTCAATTCACACTCTGATCACACCTGTCccagccaacacacacactatgctGTGACCCCCGTTAAGGAACTGCACATTGAAACCCCCCAAAGCTCAAAAGAACCAAATTATTGCAAAGTATATTTTGCAAATAACAAAAGTATGGATGAAAGTCCAACATACTCCCTCATCACTGCCCCCAAAATCTCAACGGACAGTGTTTCACATTACTCGGCTATTCAGTTTCCACAAACTCTCAGTTCAGACCATGAACTCCAGAACATGGTCTCAAAACAAGGAATAGACCATGTCTATGATAATACTAATATCTGCTAG
- the LOC108413969 gene encoding uncharacterized protein LOC108413969 isoform X2, translated as MNTTVVRLTALAVLHCASARVRVKAPLGGNASFFRCPYDRGILHCVSAGVRVKAPLGGNASIHCPYDRGSEGYPKYFSKGKKKVEMEKVKSTTWSMEGRFSLEDNREKREFIVTIRNLSVDDAGLYWCGVDDWGRDTLTEVNLDVVSHSESSTESSASMSTGQTKLPQNIEVSLTNQSAYLGGSLAVVVLLCGIISAIFVMLKRKNAKRAKDPTLPGISSESNRESFFYENIFPTNASSSAANPRPPSVLYDIPDPSQPLPIHQPHSIRRPSAKGQVAHRESGVYYLLSPPQTPPDDATLLTSAETASLHYTPANFVPRSHAVIYSSAFSGTSRDIYTTVLQRKDSDRMTSVSKSETASDETRPL; from the exons ATGAACACCACAGTGGTGAGACTGACAGCTCTTGCAG ttttacacTGCGCGTCTGCAAGAGTCAGAGTGAAAGCACCACTAGGAGGAAATGCTTCTTTTTTCCGTTGTCCATATGACAGAGGAA ttttacactgtgtgtCCGCAGGAGTCAGAGTGAAAGCACCACTAGGAGGAAATGCTTCTATCCACTGTCCGTATGACAGAGGAAGTGAGGGGTACCCAAAATACTTCagcaaaggcaaaaaaaaggtTGAGATGGAGAAGGTGAAGTCCACAACATGGTCCATGGAAGGTAGATTCAGTCTAGAGGACaacagagaaaagagggagtTCATCGTGACCATCAGGAACCTCAGTGTAGACGATGCTGGTCTGTACTGGTGTGGAGTGGACGACTGGGGGCGAGACACGCTCACCGAGGTCAACCTGGATGTAGTGTCACATAGTGAGTCCAGCACAGAATCCTCAG CATCAATGTCAACAGGACAAACCAAGCTACCACAGAACATCGAGGTGTCTCTCACAA ATCAATCTGCTTATCTCGGAGGATCCCTGGCTGTAGTTGTGTTGTTGTGTGGAATCATAAGTGCCATCTTTGTTATGCTTAAgaggaaaaatgcaaaaagagcaaaag ACCCTACGCTACCAGGGATAAGCAGTGAATCCAACAGG GAGAGTTTCTTCTATGAGAACATTTTCCCAACAAATGCCAGCTCTTCAGCCGCCAACCCCAGGCCGCCTTCAGTCCTGTATGATATTCCAGACCCCAGTCAACCCCTTCCCATTCATCAACCTCACTCAATCCGGAGACCCTCTGCAAAAGGCCAAGTTGCACATCGTGAGTCTGGGGTGTATTACCTACTTAGCCCACCGCAAACCCCTCCAGATGATGCAACACTTCTTACTTCAGCAGAAACAGCTTCCCTTCATTACACCCCTGCCAACTTTGTGCCAAGATCACATGCAGTTATTTACAGTTCTGCCTTCAGCGGGACGTCACGTGACATCTACACCACCGTCCTGCAGCGCAAAGACAGTGATAGGATGACATCAGTGAGCAAGAGTGAGACAGCTTCCGATGAAACTAGGCCTCTGTGA
- the LOC108413969 gene encoding CMRF35-like molecule 9 isoform X4, translated as MNTTVVRLTALAVLHCVSAGVRVKAPLGGNASIHCPYDRGSEGYPKYFSKGKKKVEMEKVKSTTWSMEGRFSLEDNREKREFIVTIRNLSVDDAGLYWCGVDDWGRDTLTEVNLDVVSHSESSTESSASMSTGQTKLPQNIEVSLTNQSAYLGGSLAVVVLLCGIISAIFVMLKRKNAKRAKDPTLPGISSESNRESFFYENIFPTNASSSAANPRPPSVLYDIPDPSQPLPIHQPHSIRRPSAKGQVAHRESGVYYLLSPPQTPPDDATLLTSAETASLHYTPANFVPRSHAVIYSSAFSGTSRDIYTTVLQRKDSDRMTSVSKSETASDETRPL; from the exons ATGAACACCACAGTGGTGAGACTGACAGCTCTTGCAG ttttacactgtgtgtCCGCAGGAGTCAGAGTGAAAGCACCACTAGGAGGAAATGCTTCTATCCACTGTCCGTATGACAGAGGAAGTGAGGGGTACCCAAAATACTTCagcaaaggcaaaaaaaaggtTGAGATGGAGAAGGTGAAGTCCACAACATGGTCCATGGAAGGTAGATTCAGTCTAGAGGACaacagagaaaagagggagtTCATCGTGACCATCAGGAACCTCAGTGTAGACGATGCTGGTCTGTACTGGTGTGGAGTGGACGACTGGGGGCGAGACACGCTCACCGAGGTCAACCTGGATGTAGTGTCACATAGTGAGTCCAGCACAGAATCCTCAG CATCAATGTCAACAGGACAAACCAAGCTACCACAGAACATCGAGGTGTCTCTCACAA ATCAATCTGCTTATCTCGGAGGATCCCTGGCTGTAGTTGTGTTGTTGTGTGGAATCATAAGTGCCATCTTTGTTATGCTTAAgaggaaaaatgcaaaaagagcaaaag ACCCTACGCTACCAGGGATAAGCAGTGAATCCAACAGG GAGAGTTTCTTCTATGAGAACATTTTCCCAACAAATGCCAGCTCTTCAGCCGCCAACCCCAGGCCGCCTTCAGTCCTGTATGATATTCCAGACCCCAGTCAACCCCTTCCCATTCATCAACCTCACTCAATCCGGAGACCCTCTGCAAAAGGCCAAGTTGCACATCGTGAGTCTGGGGTGTATTACCTACTTAGCCCACCGCAAACCCCTCCAGATGATGCAACACTTCTTACTTCAGCAGAAACAGCTTCCCTTCATTACACCCCTGCCAACTTTGTGCCAAGATCACATGCAGTTATTTACAGTTCTGCCTTCAGCGGGACGTCACGTGACATCTACACCACCGTCCTGCAGCGCAAAGACAGTGATAGGATGACATCAGTGAGCAAGAGTGAGACAGCTTCCGATGAAACTAGGCCTCTGTGA
- the LOC108416816 gene encoding uncharacterized protein LOC108416816 isoform X3, which translates to MTTLLTGIICSLTVLGSVMGDVFTLDGYVGGQIQVRCPHQFAHDNIKYFCNAESPTSRTTPRLTDWSTSQAIEPRVMADSETSTTTTAIPVITTTTANTSDKKELIHIGAGLAALVLLLVIFLFILIQQSKQRKATVQPTEKAQHTENVVKYSSANTSSSVNQRTSQSIQDTPVASRGSHSDPSSTVYANFTPSHDSLSYATVRFANQSDDLNYSNVIFVKESDANTSHSKKSEVDTARSSSPLYATVKPTNTSHSDQDTNAVVYSTVHKVE; encoded by the exons ATGACCACTCTGCTCACCGGTATCATCTGTAGCCTTACAG TTTTAGGTAGCGTTATGGGAGACGTGTTTACCCTGGACGGTTATGTTGGAGGGCAGATTCAGGTCAGATGTCCTCATCAATTTGCCCACGACAATATCAAGTATTTCTGCAATGCAGAAT caccCACTTCTCGCACAACACCAAGACTCACAGACTGGAGCACATCTCAGGCAATAG AGCCGAGGGTAATGGCAGATTCAGAAACATCCACCACAACCACAGCCATACCTGTAATAACTACAACCACAGCAAATACATCTGATAAGA AAGAGCTTATTCATATAGGTGCTGGTCTGGCCGCTCTGGTGCTGCTTTTagtcattttccttttcatacTGATacaacaaagtaaacaaaggAAAGCTACAGTACAACCGACTGAGAAG GCTCAGCACACTGAGAATGTTGTTAAATACTCCTCAGCAAACACGTCCTCCTCAGTCAATCAGAGGACAAGTCAGAGCATTCAGGACACTCCTGTGGCCAGCAGGGGGTCTCACTCAGATCCCAGCTCTACTGTATATGCCAACTTTACACCTTCTCATGACTCTCTTAGTTATGCAACTGTCAGATTTGCCAATCAATCTGATGACCTCAATTACTCCAACGTCATCTTTGTCAAAGAAAGTGATGCCAATACCAGCCACTCAAAGAAGTCTGAAGTGGACACAGCCAGATCTTCATCACCACTCTACGCAACTGTTAAGCCCACAAACACTTCACACTCCGATCAAGATACAAATGCAGTCGTATATTCTACTGTACACAAGGTAGAGTAA
- the LOC108416816 gene encoding CMRF35-like molecule 8 isoform X1, with amino-acid sequence MTTLLTGIICSLTVLGSVMGDVFTLDGYVGGQIQVRCPHQFAHDNIKYFCNAECKHKKDVIIKSATNHNTVTRGRYSLFDEGSGVFFVTISNLKKSDSGTYWCGVERVIKDTFHKVILKVLDAPTSRTTPRLTDWSTSQAIEPRVMADSETSTTTTAIPVITTTTANTSDKKELIHIGAGLAALVLLLVIFLFILIQQSKQRKATVQPTEKAQHTENVVKYSSANTSSSVNQRTSQSIQDTPVASRGSHSDPSSTVYANFTPSHDSLSYATVRFANQSDDLNYSNVIFVKESDANTSHSKKSEVDTARSSSPLYATVKPTNTSHSDQDTNAVVYSTVHKVE; translated from the exons ATGACCACTCTGCTCACCGGTATCATCTGTAGCCTTACAG TTTTAGGTAGCGTTATGGGAGACGTGTTTACCCTGGACGGTTATGTTGGAGGGCAGATTCAGGTCAGATGTCCTCATCAATTTGCCCACGACAATATCAAGTATTTCTGCAATGCAGAATGTAAGCATAAAAAAGATGTTATCATTAAAAGTGCAACAAACCACAATACAGTCACCAGGGGGAGGTATTCATTATTTGATGAAGGCTCAGGAGTCTTCTTTGTGACCATCTCTAACCTGAAGAAATCAGACTCTGGGACTTACTGGTGTGGAGTGGAAAGAGTAATTAAAGACACATTTCATAAGGTGATCCTAAAGGTCCTGGACG caccCACTTCTCGCACAACACCAAGACTCACAGACTGGAGCACATCTCAGGCAATAG AGCCGAGGGTAATGGCAGATTCAGAAACATCCACCACAACCACAGCCATACCTGTAATAACTACAACCACAGCAAATACATCTGATAAGA AAGAGCTTATTCATATAGGTGCTGGTCTGGCCGCTCTGGTGCTGCTTTTagtcattttccttttcatacTGATacaacaaagtaaacaaaggAAAGCTACAGTACAACCGACTGAGAAG GCTCAGCACACTGAGAATGTTGTTAAATACTCCTCAGCAAACACGTCCTCCTCAGTCAATCAGAGGACAAGTCAGAGCATTCAGGACACTCCTGTGGCCAGCAGGGGGTCTCACTCAGATCCCAGCTCTACTGTATATGCCAACTTTACACCTTCTCATGACTCTCTTAGTTATGCAACTGTCAGATTTGCCAATCAATCTGATGACCTCAATTACTCCAACGTCATCTTTGTCAAAGAAAGTGATGCCAATACCAGCCACTCAAAGAAGTCTGAAGTGGACACAGCCAGATCTTCATCACCACTCTACGCAACTGTTAAGCCCACAAACACTTCACACTCCGATCAAGATACAAATGCAGTCGTATATTCTACTGTACACAAGGTAGAGTAA